One part of the Bombus terrestris chromosome 13, iyBomTerr1.2, whole genome shotgun sequence genome encodes these proteins:
- the LOC125386172 gene encoding uncharacterized protein LOC125386172, translating to MRPRQNSMFIGSSMSFLPGGEDIPRRTKSAVNLQFLMFSENTSNEQDTLKNLKPANESTKLLQDERKASIGQLNRIETFKSAFADRGMSICQFDASPKLWQRDHRMSVCQFDRMEVRARPLQRNRGGCICHFDRMDVLARPLQRDRIGSAYRFDRMDVLAKPNLSLGKILMRERRVSMSNFLEKNEGTVKGNQIAQRLSSNSVEKIEKAAFVDEAVCEKKKEKFAKYIPEENKNTSYKLEPSCSKAPETVFDYKTTCL from the coding sequence ATGCGACCAAGGCAAAACAGTATGTTCATTGGATCTAGCATGTCCTTCCTCCCTGGAGGTGAAGATATACCGCGTCGCACAAAAAGCGCCGTCAATCTTCAGTTCTTAATGTTTTCGGAGAACACCTCCAACGAACAGGATACTTTAAAAAACCTGAAGCCAGCCAACGAGTCTACGAAATTGTTGCAAGACGAACGAAAGGCTAGTATTGGTCAATTGAACAGAATCGAAACGTTTAAGTCTGCCTTTGCAGACAGAGGAATGAGTATCTGTCAATTCGATGCTTCCCCAAAATTATGGCAACGAGACCATCGGATGAGTGTCTGCCAATTTGACAGAATGGAGGTACGTGCCAGACCGTTGCAAAGAAATCGTGGTGGATGTATTTGTCACTTCGATAGAATGGACGTGTTAGCCAGGCCGCTGCAGAGAGATCGTATAGGTAGTGCTTACCGTTTTGATAGAATGGATGTTCTGGCTAAGCCAAATCTTTCTCTTGGTAAAATCTTGATGAGAGAAAGACGCGTCAGCATGAGCAATTTTCTCGAGAAAAACGAGGGAACAGTGAAAGGTAATCAAATAGCACAGCGTCTAAGCAGTAATAGCGTTGAGAAAATCGAGAAGGCAGCATTTGTCGACGAAGCGGTAtgtgaaaagaaaaaggagaaatttGCCAAATATATAcccgaagaaaataaaaatacctcTTATAAACTGGAACCGTCGTGCAGCAAAGCACCCGAAACTGTGTTTGATTACAAGACTACTTGCCTGTAG